From Cucumis melo cultivar AY chromosome 1, USDA_Cmelo_AY_1.0, whole genome shotgun sequence, a single genomic window includes:
- the LOC103497614 gene encoding uncharacterized protein LOC103497614, translating to MSSSSSSSNIPHMVSTFLLLLLLLLIPSLKILINGFNSLSTLAICLFLKAPPCVIISFLKAIKLLAEACLSAFQSLGEAFKSIFVSTIETGFGIISSFVMGVLEVVMNLVFGSFVESSTSAFGGLLENTWEGFNLFEQVRGIIESFCKFVLQQVWEIATSFAGGMFEFAMTGISTMFNEPSSAMGGLVGMLKDSLMEGVGSSMEGVRGIVESFIEKMVNASSEVVSSSAFGLFEIVKTVMNLVVDSGYSVGGLVEKTRTALEILRMEELREIIVNIANIGVNMIITYLLG from the exons atgtcttcttcttcttcttcttccaataTTCCTCACATGGTTTCGACttttctcctcctcctcctcctcctcttaATCCCATCTCTAAAAATCCTCATCAATGGCTTCAACTCCTTATCCACTTTAGCAATTTGCCTATTCCTAAAGGCCCCACCTTGTGTTATTATTTCCTTTCTAAAGGCCATTAAACTCCTTGCTGAGGCCTGTTTGAGTGCATTTCAAAGCCTTGGCGAAGCTTTCAAGTCTATTTTTGTTAGCACAATTGAGACGGGGTTTGGAATTATAAGCTCTTTTGTAATGGGTGTGTTGGAGGTTGTGATGAATTTGGTTTTTGGTTCTTTTGTTGAGTCAAGTACTTCTGCCTTTGGAGGGCTTTTGGAGAATACTTGGGAAGGGTTCAATTTGTTTGAACAAGTGAGGGGGATTATTGAAAGCTTTTGTAAGTTTGTTCTTCAACAAGTTTGGGAAATTGCAACTTCTTTTGCAG GCGGGATGTTCGAGTTCGCAATGACGGGTATTTCTACGATGTTTAACGAACCTAGTTCGGCCATGGGAGGGCTAGTGGGGATGCTAAAGGACTCATTAATGGAGGGGGTTGGTTCATCAATGGAAGGAGTTCGAGGTATTGTTGAGAGCTTTATAGAGAAGATGGTGAATGCAAGTTCTGAAGTCGTAAGTTCTTCAGCGTTTGGTTTGTTTGAGATTGTGAAAACTGTTATGAATTTGGTGGTTGATTCGGGATATAGTGTTGGAGGGTTAGTTGAGAAGACACGAACTGCATTGGAGATTCTAAGAATGGAAGAGCTTCGAGAGATTATTGTGAACATTGCTAACATAGGTGTGAATATGATTATTACTTATTTATTAGGTTAA
- the LOC103497617 gene encoding rab GTPase-activating protein 22-like isoform X2, translating to MLGCVKLSGILMTNTAAATELDAFYPIRPECQADIPKTRFKIKPGKTLSARRWDAAFSKDGHLDIAKVLRRIHRGGIHPSIKGAVWEFLLGCYDPNSTFEERNGIRRQRRIWLAGLDVVRTDRALVYYENEANQAKLWDILAIYAWIDGEVGYMQGMNDICSPIIILLENEADAFWCFDHAMRRLRENFRCSTGTIGVQSQLSTLSQVIKIVDPKLHQHLEELDGGEYLFAFRMLMVLFRREFSFVDSLYLWEMMWAMEYNPNMFLSYESGSASKGGAGTSGNDKHLKQYGKFERKNVKMGSNDQQLPLPVFLVASVLETKNKRILKEAKGLDDVVNILGDVTGNLDAKKACNEALKLHKKYLSKIKN from the exons ATGCTTGGTTGCGTGAAGTTATCTGGGATTCTTATGACGAATACTGCAGCCGCAACTGAGCTGGATGCATTTTATCCAATCAGACCTGAATGCCAAGCAGATATTCCGAAGACCCGCTTTAAAATTAAG CCAGGGAAAACTCTTAGTGCAAGAAGATGGGATGCAGCATTTTCTAAAGATGGCCATTTGGATATAGCCAAAGTGTTAAGACGAATTCACCGTGGg GGCATTCACCCTTCTATCAAGGGTGCAGTTTGGGAGTTTTTGTTGGGTTGTTATGATCCTAATAGCACATTTGAAGAAAGGAATGGAATCAGACGACAACGTAG AATTTGGCTTGCAGGTTTGGATGTAGTTCGTACAGATCGAGCTCTTGTATATTATGAGAATGAAGCTAATCAGGCAAAACTTTGGGATATTCTTGCCATTTATGCTTGGATTGATGGTGAAGTTGGTTATATGCAAG GGATGAATGATATTTGCTCGCCAATCATAATTTTACTCgaaaatgaagcagatgctTTTTGGTGTTTTGACCATGCAATGCGAAGACTG AGAGAAAACTTTAGGTGCAGTACTGGTACAATAGGTGTGCAGTCTCAGCTGAGTACATTATCACAAGTAATTAAAATTGTTGATCCTAAGCTTCATCAGCATCTTG AGGAGTTAGATGGTGGAGAGTATTTGTTTGCATTTCGGATGTTGATGGTGCTTTTTCGCAGAGAGTTCTCCTTTGTGGACAGTTTATATCTTTGGGAG ATGATGTGGGCCATGGAATACAATCCAAATATGTTCTTATCCTATGAGTCGGGATCTGCTTCAAAGGGAGGAGCGGGAACCAGTGGGAACGACAAACACCTAAAACAATATGGCAAATTTGAGAGGAAAAATGTGAAGATGGGATCCAATGACCAGCAACTTCCACTTCCAGTTTTCCTAGTTGCAAGTGTTCTTGAGACCAAGAATAAGCGAATTCTCAAGGAAGCCAAAGGTTTGGATGATGTTGTAAAC ATCTTGGGTGATGTAACTGGAAATCTGGATGCCAAAAAAGCTTGTAATGAGGCATTGAAATTACATAAGAAGTACTTGAGCAAG ATCAAGAACTGA
- the LOC103497617 gene encoding rab GTPase-activating protein 22-like isoform X1, producing the protein MLGCVKLSGILMTNTAAATELDAFYPIRPECQADIPKTRFKIKPGKTLSARRWDAAFSKDGHLDIAKVLRRIHRGGIHPSIKGAVWEFLLGCYDPNSTFEERNGIRRQRREQYGIWKDECQKMVPIIGTGRFVTTAIVTEDGRPVEEERSRNLQEIDTVGTSSRSSLDANNSALDKKVTEWKLTLHQIGLDVVRTDRALVYYENEANQAKLWDILAIYAWIDGEVGYMQGMNDICSPIIILLENEADAFWCFDHAMRRLRENFRCSTGTIGVQSQLSTLSQVIKIVDPKLHQHLEELDGGEYLFAFRMLMVLFRREFSFVDSLYLWEMMWAMEYNPNMFLSYESGSASKGGAGTSGNDKHLKQYGKFERKNVKMGSNDQQLPLPVFLVASVLETKNKRILKEAKGLDDVVNILGDVTGNLDAKKACNEALKLHKKYLSKIKN; encoded by the exons ATGCTTGGTTGCGTGAAGTTATCTGGGATTCTTATGACGAATACTGCAGCCGCAACTGAGCTGGATGCATTTTATCCAATCAGACCTGAATGCCAAGCAGATATTCCGAAGACCCGCTTTAAAATTAAG CCAGGGAAAACTCTTAGTGCAAGAAGATGGGATGCAGCATTTTCTAAAGATGGCCATTTGGATATAGCCAAAGTGTTAAGACGAATTCACCGTGGg GGCATTCACCCTTCTATCAAGGGTGCAGTTTGGGAGTTTTTGTTGGGTTGTTATGATCCTAATAGCACATTTGAAGAAAGGAATGGAATCAGACGACAACGTAG gGAGCAATATGGCATCTGGAAAGATGAATGCCAAAAGATGGTTCCAATTATTGGTACTGGAAGGTTCGTTACAACGGCTATTGTCACTGAGGATGGACGGCCAGTAGAGGAGGAAAGAAGCAGAAATTTACAAGAAATAGATACCGTGGGCACATCCTCCAGATCTTCTCTAGATGCAAACAATTCTGCTTTAGACAAGAAAGTTACTGAATGGAAGCTAACCTTACATCAGATAG GTTTGGATGTAGTTCGTACAGATCGAGCTCTTGTATATTATGAGAATGAAGCTAATCAGGCAAAACTTTGGGATATTCTTGCCATTTATGCTTGGATTGATGGTGAAGTTGGTTATATGCAAG GGATGAATGATATTTGCTCGCCAATCATAATTTTACTCgaaaatgaagcagatgctTTTTGGTGTTTTGACCATGCAATGCGAAGACTG AGAGAAAACTTTAGGTGCAGTACTGGTACAATAGGTGTGCAGTCTCAGCTGAGTACATTATCACAAGTAATTAAAATTGTTGATCCTAAGCTTCATCAGCATCTTG AGGAGTTAGATGGTGGAGAGTATTTGTTTGCATTTCGGATGTTGATGGTGCTTTTTCGCAGAGAGTTCTCCTTTGTGGACAGTTTATATCTTTGGGAG ATGATGTGGGCCATGGAATACAATCCAAATATGTTCTTATCCTATGAGTCGGGATCTGCTTCAAAGGGAGGAGCGGGAACCAGTGGGAACGACAAACACCTAAAACAATATGGCAAATTTGAGAGGAAAAATGTGAAGATGGGATCCAATGACCAGCAACTTCCACTTCCAGTTTTCCTAGTTGCAAGTGTTCTTGAGACCAAGAATAAGCGAATTCTCAAGGAAGCCAAAGGTTTGGATGATGTTGTAAAC ATCTTGGGTGATGTAACTGGAAATCTGGATGCCAAAAAAGCTTGTAATGAGGCATTGAAATTACATAAGAAGTACTTGAGCAAG ATCAAGAACTGA
- the LOC103497617 gene encoding rab GTPase-activating protein 22-like isoform X3 encodes MLGCVKLSGILMTNTAAATELDAFYPIRPECQADIPKTRFKIKPGKTLSARRWDAAFSKDGHLDIAKVLRRIHRGGIHPSIKGAVWEFLLGCYDPNSTFEERNGIRRQRREQYGIWKDECQKMVPIIGTGRFVTTAIVTEDGRPVEEERSRNLQEIDTVGTSSRSSLDANNSALDKKVTEWKLTLHQIGLDVVRTDRALVYYENEANQAKLWDILAIYAWIDGEVGYMQGMNDICSPIIILLENEADAFWCFDHAMRRLRENFRCSTGTIGVQSQLSTLSQVIKIVDPKLHQHLEELDGGEYLFAFRMLMVLFRREFSFVDSLYLWETGFR; translated from the exons ATGCTTGGTTGCGTGAAGTTATCTGGGATTCTTATGACGAATACTGCAGCCGCAACTGAGCTGGATGCATTTTATCCAATCAGACCTGAATGCCAAGCAGATATTCCGAAGACCCGCTTTAAAATTAAG CCAGGGAAAACTCTTAGTGCAAGAAGATGGGATGCAGCATTTTCTAAAGATGGCCATTTGGATATAGCCAAAGTGTTAAGACGAATTCACCGTGGg GGCATTCACCCTTCTATCAAGGGTGCAGTTTGGGAGTTTTTGTTGGGTTGTTATGATCCTAATAGCACATTTGAAGAAAGGAATGGAATCAGACGACAACGTAG gGAGCAATATGGCATCTGGAAAGATGAATGCCAAAAGATGGTTCCAATTATTGGTACTGGAAGGTTCGTTACAACGGCTATTGTCACTGAGGATGGACGGCCAGTAGAGGAGGAAAGAAGCAGAAATTTACAAGAAATAGATACCGTGGGCACATCCTCCAGATCTTCTCTAGATGCAAACAATTCTGCTTTAGACAAGAAAGTTACTGAATGGAAGCTAACCTTACATCAGATAG GTTTGGATGTAGTTCGTACAGATCGAGCTCTTGTATATTATGAGAATGAAGCTAATCAGGCAAAACTTTGGGATATTCTTGCCATTTATGCTTGGATTGATGGTGAAGTTGGTTATATGCAAG GGATGAATGATATTTGCTCGCCAATCATAATTTTACTCgaaaatgaagcagatgctTTTTGGTGTTTTGACCATGCAATGCGAAGACTG AGAGAAAACTTTAGGTGCAGTACTGGTACAATAGGTGTGCAGTCTCAGCTGAGTACATTATCACAAGTAATTAAAATTGTTGATCCTAAGCTTCATCAGCATCTTG AGGAGTTAGATGGTGGAGAGTATTTGTTTGCATTTCGGATGTTGATGGTGCTTTTTCGCAGAGAGTTCTCCTTTGTGGACAGTTTATATCTTTGGGAG ACTGGTTTCAGATGA